Proteins encoded within one genomic window of Solibaculum mannosilyticum:
- a CDS encoding response regulator transcription factor: protein MTILVVESSQTELAAIASIIGSAYPKAQIHPFDDGMEAVQYGFNHQIDVVYSAVILPHLTGFDIARLLRRVHPDIKVYLLDNSTQYQKRAEKEGISGFHCLPLTKAAIREAD from the coding sequence ATGACGATTTTAGTAGTAGAAAGCAGCCAAACAGAATTGGCAGCTATAGCATCTATCATCGGATCGGCCTATCCGAAGGCACAGATTCACCCCTTTGACGATGGAATGGAAGCGGTACAATATGGCTTTAATCATCAAATAGACGTGGTGTATTCAGCGGTGATACTTCCCCATTTAACAGGGTTTGACATTGCGAGGCTACTCCGCCGAGTGCATCCTGATATAAAGGTGTATCTTTTAGACAATTCCACACAGTACCAAAAGAGAGCAGAAAAAGAAGGAATCAGCGGATTTCACTGCCTTCCTCTCACCAAGGCGGCAATCAGAGAGGCGGATTGA